caatcacaaaaagaaatacaaaaaaaataccaaaaggTTAAAACTCTTCACGATGATGCTTGAATTCAATTTGCCAATAAGGCAAATAACCGACGCCAATAACGatgttcttcattttattatgttttcccCAGCTCGACCTAATCCTTTCCGAGTGCCCGGCAGCTTTTAAAAGTTTCCATTCTATTCTGACCACAGCTCGTTGCTATCGATTGAATCCTTTTCCGTCCATGGGAAGCATTCTCGACGGGTCACCGAAGTGGTCGGGAAACACTTGAGTCGTGCGCAATTTGATTTAAGTAGATTTTGACAAGCGTAACGTAATATTCCTTCCCCCGGCGGGTTCAATACTAGACTCAAAGACTTTTCTCTTTATCCTTAGCAAATGCAAGAGACTTTCCCTTCGGTTGATGAACGATTCCTTTCCTGCCAATGTCAAGAAACTTCtgcattttcatattttgcacactttttttggatttttgcatttttattcctttgcAATAGGAATAACTGCAAAGACATGAAAGAAGGTCTAGTGGAATGGGTTTGAAacttttataaaatccaactGAAACTCACCACGAACGAGCGAGCTTTGCTTGCCATCGTGCTCTGTTTCTTTTCTCGGACGGTCTTTTTTGTCTAGCTATGTTCAGCTCAATTCCACCCGAATGCTAATGTCTGTGGTGATTGGGTGGGTTTATGGTCGAGAACGAGCAGAAAGATTATTTTTccgattttcttccattcgtgGTATGACATTCTTCATGGCATAAGGTCAAAGACTCTATTGAGTCCAAAAGGAGATGCGATCCTTTGAGCTAGCAGAACAATGGCGAAACAGTTATTCAAAAACTGTACTAGGGCATCTCCATCTTGATTTTGAAGGATTATTTcatagaaattaaattaggGAAACCTTCAAAGGTGACTAATTTTTGAAGATATaatcttatttatttaactatgAAACAAACTTATGAAAGATTTATCTAAGCTCGAACGTAGGCGAACGTTGTCACAATTGTATCAAATAGAATGAATAAGTCTCATAAAAACCACTTCTGTTCGACACAAATCTACCAAATAATCtaaacaatcgaaacacaTGTTGCAAAGAATAAAGGTCTCCAACCTATAAACGTAAGCATGCAATTTCGATCCAAACGAAAAGGTAGTTTAGGTAGGaacgaaaagcaaagaaaaacctcACTAACAACACGATTAAGGTTTTACGCAGCTATTTCTTTTATCCCGTCATGTGTGGGATTGAGAAGCAACCTTTCAACATTGTTCTCCTATTCCTAGATCCGGGGCTTGCTTGAGataaatttcacctatctgcAACACTGCAGCACCGGAAACACGAGTGCCGGGGTTGGGTTGTGGAAAAGAAATCCCTCGTTCGAAAGAATTGAACAAAAGCAACCGGTCTAATGACATCAGCAATTCTAGCGCAGGAGGCAAAGGAAAATCTTTCCCCCTAATTTTGCAAATGGTCGGTGTTGATTTCGCTTAATTTTCCCCTCACGACCCTGCAGACGATTGTGGACGGTTTGGAAAGGATGTTTGGGCAAAAAGTCATCGGaagagtgaaaacaaaaaatcattgctTCATACAACCGAGGAACAATCAGGGCTGACTAACAgatttttgctttcgtttattGTCACCATGAGGGGAGGGTAAAATGCTCACAATTGAAATTAGCATTTAGCATGCTGTTTGAGGACACTTTACTATCAAGAAACGTTTGAAGATGCGCTAAACGCATTGATTCCCCGTTTGACCAAGGCCAGAACCAGTGTCACACCCCTAACTGATGTGTTGCACTAAGATATTACTCAAATAAACTCGTCGCACTCTCGGGGTTGTCGTGCACGGTCTTGCGAAATTTTCCGGATATCCGAGTACTCAAGCGCACCATTAGAACGCTCCATTTATTGTGACCAGTATTGCATACACATTACCATATGCTGGGGTGTTCGTTGGAAGGATGTTTGATGCCTTTTTTCTTTAAGAGAAGTTCCTTTTCACGTATTCTTTACAGTTGGCATGAgcaatttttttgttcgatgaaCACATTAATCATTCTGGTCTATTTTTTCCGCCCACAATGGTGCTGTTTTGCGTGTTACTTTGTGATTGTCCAACGATTGTTACAACTTTTTTATCCATTTATAGTAAGTTGATGATGCCGACGAAGCATACAACATTAGtggcaaaattaaaataacaaatgaaaactCCACCCCGAGGGCGGCGCTTCCggaggaaaacaaatacaacccTCAAACTCACTCACTCGGCGAATTTGGCAAACATGAGATACGAGTGTGTTCCCAAAAACCATAAATCGCTGCTCATGAAGGGAACCTCCCGCAGTTGCGGAAGTCATTAAACGCGCTTTCGGGTATAATCGATACCGAAAACGAACTGGCAGAAGGTGACACTGTTGGCCGGAATCGGTAGAGAAATTCTTTATTCCACAATTTTCCCTCAGGCTATCGTGGTCGGTGGTAATCGGTGGTTTATAAGTCCCCTTTCAAGCGATCCGACCGTAACACTCTTGCACCAGTAGAGCCGATGTAATGAGCTATTTATTTACATGATTAACGTTTAACCGGCTCAGTTCGCATGGTTAAGATGCCGCCGGCAATCATCCAGTAAGCCACCGCAACTGCGCACACTGGGTTCCGCACGGATAACCTCAAGCGATTTGACTGTGCAACAGAGTTGTTTCTATTTGGAGCCAAGGGTTGGCAATGGCTCAATATGTTACATCTTGATGAGGCGTTGTTTGCTCATCTGGTTTAGCAGAATGGTACGgtagaaatattttatttgtattattgTACTTTATATCGTAAAGAACATCAATAACTGCTCGATAGATGATGTCACGAAACACTCGACACGCTTTAACGGAGTTCTAACTCAAATCAACCGGATACATTGGAGTTCCCTTCACACCAAGTCCAGTCACGGCAAACAAAGCACCGGCCGGGGCAGGTTGTGGCGTTTTGAACTCCTTGGCGGCCGTCGTCACGTACAGAATGTCCAAGTTGGGTCCTCCGAATGCAGCTGAAGTAACCTGCTCGCAAGGCAACTTGATCTCCAGCTCAACCTTGCCCGTTCTGCAGTTGGTAGAGACAGAGACACAAAAGATTGTAAACATCGCATGTATTTTGTAAACAACCGCCTTGATGATTGCGAAGGTCATGCGGAACGATCATACGTACCTCGAGTTCACCTTGTAAACGGTGGATCCGCCAAAGGTAGCAACGTACAGTGAACCGTTCGCATCGATGGTCATACCGTCCGGTACGAACGAAGGTTTTTCGCCATCAACACGGAAGTCAATAACAACACGCTCACCGGCTAAACGACGTAAACAGTGAAATAAACAGTAGACGCATGGTTAACTAAGCCACGCAATAGAGCAATtaaccttaaaaaaacacttacaCAAATCTCCATTTTCATCCACCCGGTACTCCTTAACGTCCAGATCGCAGGAATCGATGTAGTAGAACAGATTTCCGGTCTCGTTCCAGCACAATCCGTTCGAGACACCGATCTGCTTCTTCAGTGCCACAAACTCACCCCGGTTGGCATCGTACCGGTAGAATGTACCGAGGCGCATCTCGAAGATGTCACCCTTAGCCTCGAGGCGCATGGTACCTCCATAGAAGCGACCCTTGCTGTCCACCTTCGCATCGTTGAAACGGTTATCCTCCATGGACGGTTCAACTGCGCCGACAGTGCGGACAAAGGTTGCCTTCGCCGAACGGCCATCCCAGTCCACAAGTGTCACCTTCCGATCTGTACCGATGATGAAGTGTCGATCGTTACCCTTGACCGGAATAATAAACGAAATCACCGGGAACCCATCTATATGACAAAAgagaacaaaagcaaaaagaattGCATAACCTATCCTAAATTCTAGACACTTCGTTGGAACTGATTACACAACTAGAGCATTTCTTTTACGTGACCTTTTGACAGTGAATCTTTTTATAAGAAGTGTTACATAACACTCCTTATTACTGGTAGCATTAACTTACCAACAGTGGCGTTGTACGTCTTATTCTCAGCATAATCGTAACGATGGATTGATCCTCCGTAGATATCGTTGTAGTACAGACTCTGTCGTTCCACATCCCAATGAGGTCCTGTGGTAGAAAAGGTGTATCACACTGGTTAGACTATCttcaaattttctttaaactacacaaacacaccttcCCCAAGCACGGACAACGGTGACGGCAACTGCTCAACCTTGTACGAGGCCATTTTGTTCGGTAAACTATACTGCCTTCCAACGGTCACTACGATCGAATGAAACGCCAACCGGTACTGAATGCATTCTTTTATACCGGTCCAACGCGTTACCTTCTTCGAGAAGCGTTACAATACGTTATCGTTCCACATTCAGGGGTATGCGTGTTTAAACTCGAATTATCAGTAACGCGCTCAAGATTCGGTTATGGGTTCTTATCACACCGGCTGCTGGCCAACCGTCACTTTAGGAAACTCATTAAAGGATGCGTCTTATCGACGATGGCGGTTTCCATGGCAAAGCATCCAGCTGCCTGGGAACTGTTACTTTCGAGGTTTTTGCCGTCGCCTTCAAAGAGAGATAGTAGACGAGATCGGTTATGAAATTTGAACCcggggaagatttttttttatacattacgCCTGACCGTCAATAGATAACTCACTTCTGTCAAAATGATAGGATTACGTTGGATGGTGAGATTTTTTTGACTTTCCTCTTTAACTTCCATTCATTCCGATCTCTTGTGGCACAGCTAAGGGTCGTGCACCGATAAGGTGATGCACAGGCCAGGCGTAACTTATCGGTGCGTTGTGACTTGGCTCGTGGGTAATTCGTCGTCGTTGCACATCGTAATCTTGTCGCGAGTAATTATTGCCATTGAAAACGATTGGTAAACGCAAGAGATATGATGTAATTAATTTGAGTATATTGCTAGTCTATATTGATGAAAGTTTTTTCTCTTATGAGAAGACTTGTTGGTCAAGTTCAAGGCCAACTGATGGAGTTCAAATTCGgggcctgttttttttctattttgatcattgaataaaaaaaaattaagacatttttttttgtttaatatgcTACATGCAACGAAATTATCACAAAATTCTAGACTGCATACCATTAGGCGTTGTTAATAAAACACAGTTGAGTTAAAACACAACTAGAATAGTTGTAACACATCCTctcctcttcttctttatcgccGCAACATTCTTAAGAGGTCTGAGGCTGTcatttctagctttctttgactttatttacccgtggccggatagtcagtcctgcgtacgggggtttgatccggttggttttttggaccggtccggtCGCGTGAAGACGCATCATCTCACAACCTTATCAATtgtttttgaagcaaaaggtTAATGTTAAG
This Anopheles marshallii chromosome 3, idAnoMarsDA_429_01, whole genome shotgun sequence DNA region includes the following protein-coding sequences:
- the LOC128715466 gene encoding LOW QUALITY PROTEIN: regucalcin-like (The sequence of the model RefSeq protein was modified relative to this genomic sequence to represent the inferred CDS: inserted 2 bases in 1 codon): MHSVPVGVSFDRSDRWKAVXSLPNKMASYKVEQLPSPLSVLGEGPHWDVERQSLYYNDIYGGSIHRYDYAENKTYNATVDGFPVISFIIPVKGNDRHFIIGTDRKVTLVDWDGRSAKATFVRTVGAVEPSMEDNRFNDAKVDSKGRFYGGTMRLEAKGDIFEMRLGTFYRYDANRGEFVALKKQIGVSNGLCWNETGNLFYYIDSCDLDVKEYRVDENGDLSGERVVIDFRVDGEKPSFVPDGMTIDANGSLYVATFGGSTVYKVNSRTGKVELEIKLPCEQVTSAAFGGPNLDILYVTTAAKEFKTPQPAPAGALFAVTGLGVKGTPMYPVDLS